The Macaca nemestrina isolate mMacNem1 chromosome 12, mMacNem.hap1, whole genome shotgun sequence genome contains a region encoding:
- the INCEN gene encoding inner centromere protein isoform X3, with amino-acid sequence MGTTAPGPIHLLELCDQKLMEFLCNMDNKDLVWLEEIQEEAKRMFTREFSKEPELMPKTPSQKNRRKKRRISYVQDENRDPIRKRLSRRKSRSSQLSSRRLRSKDSVEKLATMAGENGSVLRRVTRAAAAAAAATMALAAPSSSTPESPTMLTEKPKDNRAQCQLVPVVEIGIRERHNAEQHVTQLVSVQPLPRTLSPTLASATAPASQGILTSDEESTPKKSKARILESVTVSSLMATPQDPKGRGVGTGRSVSKLRIARVSPGPRDSPGSPDSPWRERVLAPILPNNFSMPTGSPADSQSVRHSLVAPSSLSPQVLAQKYSLVAKEESVVRRASRRLAKKTAEEPAASGRIICHSYLERLLNVEVPEKVGPEQESPEEAEPVAAAEPEVPENNGNNSWPRNDTEIGNSTPNRKPAASSPETPSAGQQEAKTDQADGPREPPQSARRKRSYKQAVSELDEEQHLEDEELQPPRSKTPSSPCPSSKVVRPLRTFLHTVQRNQMLMTPTSAPRSVMKSFIKRNTPLRVDPKCSFVEKERQRLENLRRKEEAEQLRRQKVEEDKRRRLEEVKLKREERLRKVLQARERVEQMKEEKKKQIEQKFAQIDEKTEKAKEERLAEEKAKKKAAAKKMEEVEARRKQEEEARRLRWLQQEEEERRHQELLQKKKEEEQERLRKAAEAKRLAEQREQERREQERREQERQLAEQERRREQERLQAERELQEREKALRLQKERLQRELEEKKKKEEQQRLAERQLQEEQEKKAKEAAGVSKALNVTVDVQSPACTSYQMTPQGRRAPPKINPDNYGMDLNSDDSTDDEAHPRKPIPNWARGTPLSQAIIHQYYHPPNLLELFGAILPLDLEDIFKKSKPRYHKRTSSAVWNSPPLQGARVPSSLAYSLKKH; translated from the exons ATGGGGACGACAGCCCCAGGGCCCATTCACCTGCTGGAGCTATGTGACCAGAAGCTCATGGAGTTTCTCTGCAACATGGATAATAAGGACTTGGTGTGGCTTGAGGAGATCCAGGAGGAGGCCAAGCGCATGTTCACCAG AGAGTTCAGCAAAGAGCCAGAACTGATGCCCAAAACACCTTCTCAGAAGAACCGACGGAAGAAGAGACGGATTTCTTATGTTCAGGATGAAAACAGAGACCCCATCAGGAAAAG GTTATCCCGCAGAAAATCTCGGAGCAGCCAGCTGAGCTCCCGACGCCTCCGCAGCAAGGACAGTGTAGAGAAGCTGGCCACAATGGCGGGGGAGAACGGCTCCGTCCTGCGGCGTGTGACCCGTGCGGCGGCTGCGGCTGCTGCGGCCACCATGGCATTGGCTGCACCTTCTTCGTCCACCCCTGAGTCTCCCACGATGTTGACCGAGAAGCCCAAGGATAACCGCGCCCAGTGCCAGCTGGTGCCTGTGGTGGAGATTGGCATCCGTGAGCGCCACAATGCTGAGCAGCATGTCACCCAGCTCGTGTCCGTCCAGCCTCTGCCCCGTACTCTGTCCCCGACTCTGGCTTCAGCCACAGCTCCAGCCTCCCAGGGCATCCTGACATCGGATGAGGAATCAACACCTAAGAAGTCAAAGGCCAGGATACTGGAGTCCGTCACAGTGAGCTCCCTGATGGCTACACCCCAGGACCCCAAGGGTCGAGGGGTCGGGACGGGGCGGTCTGTGTCTAAGCTCAGGATTGCGCGGGTCTCCCCTGGCCCACGGGACTCGCCAGGCTCTCCAGACTCTCCGTGGCGGGAGCGGGTGCTGGCTCCCATCCTGCCGAATAACTTCTCCATGCCCACGGGCTCTCCCGCGGACTCTCAGTCGGTGCGGCACAGCCTGGTCGCCCCGTCCTCCCTGAGTCCCCAAGTCTTAGCCCAGAAGTACTCTCTGGTGGCCAAAGAGGAAAGTGTTGTCCGCAGGGCGAGCAGGAGGCTTGCCAAGAAGACTGCCGAAGAGCCCGCTGCCTCTGGCCGCATCATCT GTCACAGTTACCTGGAGAGGCTTCTGAATGTTGAGGTGCCCGAGAAAGTTGG TCCTGAGCAGGAGTCCCCCGAGGAGGCTGAGCCGGTAGCGGCAGCTGAGCCAGAG GTCCCTGAGAACAACGGAAATAACTCGTGGCCCCGCAATGACACGGAGATTGGCAATAGCACACCCAACCGGAAGCCTGCAGCCAGCAGTCCGGAAACGCCCTCTGCAGGGCAGCAAG AGGCCAAGACAGACCAAGCAGATGGACCCAGAGAGCCACCACAGAGTGCCAG GAGGAAGCGCAGCTACAAGCAGGCGGTGAGTGAGCTGGACGAGGAGCAGCACCTGGAGGATGAGGAGCTGCAGCCCCCCAGGAGCAAGACCCCTTCCTCACCCTGCCCGTCCAGCAAG GTGGTGCGGCCCCTCCGGACCTTTCTGCACACGGTGCAGAGGAACCAGATGCTCATGACCCCGACCTCAGCCCCCCGCAGCGTCATGAAGTCCTTTATTAAGCGCAACACTCCCCTGCGCGTGGACCCCAAG TGCAGCTTTGTC GAGAAGGAGCGGCAGCGCCTGGAGAACCTGCGGCGGAAGGAGGAGGCCGAGCAGCTGCGCAggcagaaggtggaggaggaCAAGCGGCGGCGGCTGGAGGAGGTGAAGCT GAAGCGTGAGGAACGCCTCCGTAAGGTGCTGCAGGCCCGCGAGCGGGTGGAGCAgatgaaggaggaaaagaagaagcagATTGAGCAGAAGTTTGCTCAGATCGACGAGAAGACTGAGAAG GCCAAGGAGGAGCGGCTGGCGGAGGAGAAGGCCAAGAAGAAGGCGGCGGCCAAGAAGATGGAGGAGGTGGAGGCGCgcaggaagcaggaggaggaggcgcGTAGGCTCAGGTGGCTGCAGCAG gaggaggaagagcGGCGGCACCAAGAGCTGCTgcagaagaagaaggaggaggagcaggagcggCTGCGGAAGGCGGCCGAGGCTAAGCGGCTGGCGGAGCAGCGGGAGCAGGAGCGGCGCGAGCAGGAGCGGCGCGAGCAGGAGCGGCAGCTGGCAGAGCAGGAGCGTCGGCGGGAGCAGGAGCGGCTCCAGGCCGAGAG GGAGCTGCAGGAGCGGGAGAAGGCCCTGAGGCTGCAGAAGGAGCGGCTGCAGAGGGAActggaggagaagaagaagaag GAAGAGCAGCAGCGTCTGGCTGAGCGGCAGCTGCAGGAGGAGCAAGAGAAGAAAGccaaggaggcagcaggggtCAGCAAGGCCCTGAACGTGACTGTGGACGTGCAG TCTCCAGCTTGTACCTCATATCAGATGACTCCACAAGGGCGCAGGGCCCCTCCCAAGATCAACCCAGATAACTACGGGATGGATCTGAATAGCGACGACTCCACCGATGATGAGGCCCATCCCCGGAAGCCCATCCCCAACTGGGCCCGAG GCACCCCGCTCAGCCAGGCCATCATTCACCAGTACTACCACCCACCGAACCTTCTGGAACTCTTTGGAGCCATTCTCCCGCTGGACTTGGAGGATATCTTCAAGAAGAGCAAGCCCCGCTATCACAAGCGCACCAGCTCTGCTGTCTGGAACTCACCGCCTCTGCAGGGCGCCAGGGTCCCCAGCAGCCTGGCCTACAGCCTGAAGAAGCACTGA
- the INCEN gene encoding inner centromere protein isoform X2: MGTTAPGPIHLLELCDQKLMEFLCNMDNKDLVWLEEIQEEAKRMFTREFSKEPELMPKTPSQKNRRKKRRISYVQDENRDPIRKRLSRRKSRSSQLSSRRLRSKDSVEKLATMAGENGSVLRRVTRAAAAAAAATMALAAPSSSTPESPTMLTEKPKDNRAQCQLVPVVEIGIRERHNAEQHVTQLVSVQPLPRTLSPTLASATAPASQGILTSDEESTPKKSKARILESVTVSSLMATPQDPKGRGVGTGRSVSKLRIARVSPGPRDSPGSPDSPWRERVLAPILPNNFSMPTGSPADSQSVRHSLVAPSSLSPQVLAQKYSLVAKEESVVRRASRRLAKKTAEEPAASGRIICHSYLERLLNVEVPEKVGPEQESPEEAEPVAAAEPEVPENNGNNSWPRNDTEIGNSTPNRKPAASSPETPSAGQQEAKTDQADGPREPPQSARRKRSYKQAVSELDEEQHLEDEELQPPRSKTPSSPCPSSKVVRPLRTFLHTVQRNQMLMTPTSAPRSVMKSFIKRNTPLRVDPKEKERQRLENLRRKEEAEQLRRQKVEEDKRRRLEEVKLKREERLRKVLQARERVEQMKEEKKKQIEQKFAQIDEKTEKAKEERLAEEKAKKKAAAKKMEEVEARRKQEEEARRLRWLQQVRAQEEEERRHQELLQKKKEEEQERLRKAAEAKRLAEQREQERREQERREQERQLAEQERRREQERLQAERELQEREKALRLQKERLQRELEEKKKKEEQQRLAERQLQEEQEKKAKEAAGVSKALNVTVDVQSPACTSYQMTPQGRRAPPKINPDNYGMDLNSDDSTDDEAHPRKPIPNWARGTPLSQAIIHQYYHPPNLLELFGAILPLDLEDIFKKSKPRYHKRTSSAVWNSPPLQGARVPSSLAYSLKKH; encoded by the exons ATGGGGACGACAGCCCCAGGGCCCATTCACCTGCTGGAGCTATGTGACCAGAAGCTCATGGAGTTTCTCTGCAACATGGATAATAAGGACTTGGTGTGGCTTGAGGAGATCCAGGAGGAGGCCAAGCGCATGTTCACCAG AGAGTTCAGCAAAGAGCCAGAACTGATGCCCAAAACACCTTCTCAGAAGAACCGACGGAAGAAGAGACGGATTTCTTATGTTCAGGATGAAAACAGAGACCCCATCAGGAAAAG GTTATCCCGCAGAAAATCTCGGAGCAGCCAGCTGAGCTCCCGACGCCTCCGCAGCAAGGACAGTGTAGAGAAGCTGGCCACAATGGCGGGGGAGAACGGCTCCGTCCTGCGGCGTGTGACCCGTGCGGCGGCTGCGGCTGCTGCGGCCACCATGGCATTGGCTGCACCTTCTTCGTCCACCCCTGAGTCTCCCACGATGTTGACCGAGAAGCCCAAGGATAACCGCGCCCAGTGCCAGCTGGTGCCTGTGGTGGAGATTGGCATCCGTGAGCGCCACAATGCTGAGCAGCATGTCACCCAGCTCGTGTCCGTCCAGCCTCTGCCCCGTACTCTGTCCCCGACTCTGGCTTCAGCCACAGCTCCAGCCTCCCAGGGCATCCTGACATCGGATGAGGAATCAACACCTAAGAAGTCAAAGGCCAGGATACTGGAGTCCGTCACAGTGAGCTCCCTGATGGCTACACCCCAGGACCCCAAGGGTCGAGGGGTCGGGACGGGGCGGTCTGTGTCTAAGCTCAGGATTGCGCGGGTCTCCCCTGGCCCACGGGACTCGCCAGGCTCTCCAGACTCTCCGTGGCGGGAGCGGGTGCTGGCTCCCATCCTGCCGAATAACTTCTCCATGCCCACGGGCTCTCCCGCGGACTCTCAGTCGGTGCGGCACAGCCTGGTCGCCCCGTCCTCCCTGAGTCCCCAAGTCTTAGCCCAGAAGTACTCTCTGGTGGCCAAAGAGGAAAGTGTTGTCCGCAGGGCGAGCAGGAGGCTTGCCAAGAAGACTGCCGAAGAGCCCGCTGCCTCTGGCCGCATCATCT GTCACAGTTACCTGGAGAGGCTTCTGAATGTTGAGGTGCCCGAGAAAGTTGG TCCTGAGCAGGAGTCCCCCGAGGAGGCTGAGCCGGTAGCGGCAGCTGAGCCAGAG GTCCCTGAGAACAACGGAAATAACTCGTGGCCCCGCAATGACACGGAGATTGGCAATAGCACACCCAACCGGAAGCCTGCAGCCAGCAGTCCGGAAACGCCCTCTGCAGGGCAGCAAG AGGCCAAGACAGACCAAGCAGATGGACCCAGAGAGCCACCACAGAGTGCCAG GAGGAAGCGCAGCTACAAGCAGGCGGTGAGTGAGCTGGACGAGGAGCAGCACCTGGAGGATGAGGAGCTGCAGCCCCCCAGGAGCAAGACCCCTTCCTCACCCTGCCCGTCCAGCAAG GTGGTGCGGCCCCTCCGGACCTTTCTGCACACGGTGCAGAGGAACCAGATGCTCATGACCCCGACCTCAGCCCCCCGCAGCGTCATGAAGTCCTTTATTAAGCGCAACACTCCCCTGCGCGTGGACCCCAAG GAGAAGGAGCGGCAGCGCCTGGAGAACCTGCGGCGGAAGGAGGAGGCCGAGCAGCTGCGCAggcagaaggtggaggaggaCAAGCGGCGGCGGCTGGAGGAGGTGAAGCT GAAGCGTGAGGAACGCCTCCGTAAGGTGCTGCAGGCCCGCGAGCGGGTGGAGCAgatgaaggaggaaaagaagaagcagATTGAGCAGAAGTTTGCTCAGATCGACGAGAAGACTGAGAAG GCCAAGGAGGAGCGGCTGGCGGAGGAGAAGGCCAAGAAGAAGGCGGCGGCCAAGAAGATGGAGGAGGTGGAGGCGCgcaggaagcaggaggaggaggcgcGTAGGCTCAGGTGGCTGCAGCAGGTGCGAGCGCAG gaggaggaagagcGGCGGCACCAAGAGCTGCTgcagaagaagaaggaggaggagcaggagcggCTGCGGAAGGCGGCCGAGGCTAAGCGGCTGGCGGAGCAGCGGGAGCAGGAGCGGCGCGAGCAGGAGCGGCGCGAGCAGGAGCGGCAGCTGGCAGAGCAGGAGCGTCGGCGGGAGCAGGAGCGGCTCCAGGCCGAGAG GGAGCTGCAGGAGCGGGAGAAGGCCCTGAGGCTGCAGAAGGAGCGGCTGCAGAGGGAActggaggagaagaagaagaag GAAGAGCAGCAGCGTCTGGCTGAGCGGCAGCTGCAGGAGGAGCAAGAGAAGAAAGccaaggaggcagcaggggtCAGCAAGGCCCTGAACGTGACTGTGGACGTGCAG TCTCCAGCTTGTACCTCATATCAGATGACTCCACAAGGGCGCAGGGCCCCTCCCAAGATCAACCCAGATAACTACGGGATGGATCTGAATAGCGACGACTCCACCGATGATGAGGCCCATCCCCGGAAGCCCATCCCCAACTGGGCCCGAG GCACCCCGCTCAGCCAGGCCATCATTCACCAGTACTACCACCCACCGAACCTTCTGGAACTCTTTGGAGCCATTCTCCCGCTGGACTTGGAGGATATCTTCAAGAAGAGCAAGCCCCGCTATCACAAGCGCACCAGCTCTGCTGTCTGGAACTCACCGCCTCTGCAGGGCGCCAGGGTCCCCAGCAGCCTGGCCTACAGCCTGAAGAAGCACTGA
- the INCEN gene encoding inner centromere protein isoform X1 encodes MGTTAPGPIHLLELCDQKLMEFLCNMDNKDLVWLEEIQEEAKRMFTREFSKEPELMPKTPSQKNRRKKRRISYVQDENRDPIRKRLSRRKSRSSQLSSRRLRSKDSVEKLATMAGENGSVLRRVTRAAAAAAAATMALAAPSSSTPESPTMLTEKPKDNRAQCQLVPVVEIGIRERHNAEQHVTQLVSVQPLPRTLSPTLASATAPASQGILTSDEESTPKKSKARILESVTVSSLMATPQDPKGRGVGTGRSVSKLRIARVSPGPRDSPGSPDSPWRERVLAPILPNNFSMPTGSPADSQSVRHSLVAPSSLSPQVLAQKYSLVAKEESVVRRASRRLAKKTAEEPAASGRIICHSYLERLLNVEVPEKVGPEQESPEEAEPVAAAEPEVPENNGNNSWPRNDTEIGNSTPNRKPAASSPETPSAGQQEAKTDQADGPREPPQSARRKRSYKQAVSELDEEQHLEDEELQPPRSKTPSSPCPSSKVVRPLRTFLHTVQRNQMLMTPTSAPRSVMKSFIKRNTPLRVDPKCSFVEKERQRLENLRRKEEAEQLRRQKVEEDKRRRLEEVKLKREERLRKVLQARERVEQMKEEKKKQIEQKFAQIDEKTEKAKEERLAEEKAKKKAAAKKMEEVEARRKQEEEARRLRWLQQVRAQEEEERRHQELLQKKKEEEQERLRKAAEAKRLAEQREQERREQERREQERQLAEQERRREQERLQAERELQEREKALRLQKERLQRELEEKKKKEEQQRLAERQLQEEQEKKAKEAAGVSKALNVTVDVQSPACTSYQMTPQGRRAPPKINPDNYGMDLNSDDSTDDEAHPRKPIPNWARGTPLSQAIIHQYYHPPNLLELFGAILPLDLEDIFKKSKPRYHKRTSSAVWNSPPLQGARVPSSLAYSLKKH; translated from the exons ATGGGGACGACAGCCCCAGGGCCCATTCACCTGCTGGAGCTATGTGACCAGAAGCTCATGGAGTTTCTCTGCAACATGGATAATAAGGACTTGGTGTGGCTTGAGGAGATCCAGGAGGAGGCCAAGCGCATGTTCACCAG AGAGTTCAGCAAAGAGCCAGAACTGATGCCCAAAACACCTTCTCAGAAGAACCGACGGAAGAAGAGACGGATTTCTTATGTTCAGGATGAAAACAGAGACCCCATCAGGAAAAG GTTATCCCGCAGAAAATCTCGGAGCAGCCAGCTGAGCTCCCGACGCCTCCGCAGCAAGGACAGTGTAGAGAAGCTGGCCACAATGGCGGGGGAGAACGGCTCCGTCCTGCGGCGTGTGACCCGTGCGGCGGCTGCGGCTGCTGCGGCCACCATGGCATTGGCTGCACCTTCTTCGTCCACCCCTGAGTCTCCCACGATGTTGACCGAGAAGCCCAAGGATAACCGCGCCCAGTGCCAGCTGGTGCCTGTGGTGGAGATTGGCATCCGTGAGCGCCACAATGCTGAGCAGCATGTCACCCAGCTCGTGTCCGTCCAGCCTCTGCCCCGTACTCTGTCCCCGACTCTGGCTTCAGCCACAGCTCCAGCCTCCCAGGGCATCCTGACATCGGATGAGGAATCAACACCTAAGAAGTCAAAGGCCAGGATACTGGAGTCCGTCACAGTGAGCTCCCTGATGGCTACACCCCAGGACCCCAAGGGTCGAGGGGTCGGGACGGGGCGGTCTGTGTCTAAGCTCAGGATTGCGCGGGTCTCCCCTGGCCCACGGGACTCGCCAGGCTCTCCAGACTCTCCGTGGCGGGAGCGGGTGCTGGCTCCCATCCTGCCGAATAACTTCTCCATGCCCACGGGCTCTCCCGCGGACTCTCAGTCGGTGCGGCACAGCCTGGTCGCCCCGTCCTCCCTGAGTCCCCAAGTCTTAGCCCAGAAGTACTCTCTGGTGGCCAAAGAGGAAAGTGTTGTCCGCAGGGCGAGCAGGAGGCTTGCCAAGAAGACTGCCGAAGAGCCCGCTGCCTCTGGCCGCATCATCT GTCACAGTTACCTGGAGAGGCTTCTGAATGTTGAGGTGCCCGAGAAAGTTGG TCCTGAGCAGGAGTCCCCCGAGGAGGCTGAGCCGGTAGCGGCAGCTGAGCCAGAG GTCCCTGAGAACAACGGAAATAACTCGTGGCCCCGCAATGACACGGAGATTGGCAATAGCACACCCAACCGGAAGCCTGCAGCCAGCAGTCCGGAAACGCCCTCTGCAGGGCAGCAAG AGGCCAAGACAGACCAAGCAGATGGACCCAGAGAGCCACCACAGAGTGCCAG GAGGAAGCGCAGCTACAAGCAGGCGGTGAGTGAGCTGGACGAGGAGCAGCACCTGGAGGATGAGGAGCTGCAGCCCCCCAGGAGCAAGACCCCTTCCTCACCCTGCCCGTCCAGCAAG GTGGTGCGGCCCCTCCGGACCTTTCTGCACACGGTGCAGAGGAACCAGATGCTCATGACCCCGACCTCAGCCCCCCGCAGCGTCATGAAGTCCTTTATTAAGCGCAACACTCCCCTGCGCGTGGACCCCAAG TGCAGCTTTGTC GAGAAGGAGCGGCAGCGCCTGGAGAACCTGCGGCGGAAGGAGGAGGCCGAGCAGCTGCGCAggcagaaggtggaggaggaCAAGCGGCGGCGGCTGGAGGAGGTGAAGCT GAAGCGTGAGGAACGCCTCCGTAAGGTGCTGCAGGCCCGCGAGCGGGTGGAGCAgatgaaggaggaaaagaagaagcagATTGAGCAGAAGTTTGCTCAGATCGACGAGAAGACTGAGAAG GCCAAGGAGGAGCGGCTGGCGGAGGAGAAGGCCAAGAAGAAGGCGGCGGCCAAGAAGATGGAGGAGGTGGAGGCGCgcaggaagcaggaggaggaggcgcGTAGGCTCAGGTGGCTGCAGCAGGTGCGAGCGCAG gaggaggaagagcGGCGGCACCAAGAGCTGCTgcagaagaagaaggaggaggagcaggagcggCTGCGGAAGGCGGCCGAGGCTAAGCGGCTGGCGGAGCAGCGGGAGCAGGAGCGGCGCGAGCAGGAGCGGCGCGAGCAGGAGCGGCAGCTGGCAGAGCAGGAGCGTCGGCGGGAGCAGGAGCGGCTCCAGGCCGAGAG GGAGCTGCAGGAGCGGGAGAAGGCCCTGAGGCTGCAGAAGGAGCGGCTGCAGAGGGAActggaggagaagaagaagaag GAAGAGCAGCAGCGTCTGGCTGAGCGGCAGCTGCAGGAGGAGCAAGAGAAGAAAGccaaggaggcagcaggggtCAGCAAGGCCCTGAACGTGACTGTGGACGTGCAG TCTCCAGCTTGTACCTCATATCAGATGACTCCACAAGGGCGCAGGGCCCCTCCCAAGATCAACCCAGATAACTACGGGATGGATCTGAATAGCGACGACTCCACCGATGATGAGGCCCATCCCCGGAAGCCCATCCCCAACTGGGCCCGAG GCACCCCGCTCAGCCAGGCCATCATTCACCAGTACTACCACCCACCGAACCTTCTGGAACTCTTTGGAGCCATTCTCCCGCTGGACTTGGAGGATATCTTCAAGAAGAGCAAGCCCCGCTATCACAAGCGCACCAGCTCTGCTGTCTGGAACTCACCGCCTCTGCAGGGCGCCAGGGTCCCCAGCAGCCTGGCCTACAGCCTGAAGAAGCACTGA
- the INCEN gene encoding inner centromere protein isoform X4, with protein sequence MGTTAPGPIHLLELCDQKLMEFLCNMDNKDLVWLEEIQEEAKRMFTREFSKEPELMPKTPSQKNRRKKRRISYVQDENRDPIRKRLSRRKSRSSQLSSRRLRSKDSVEKLATMAGENGSVLRRVTRAAAAAAAATMALAAPSSSTPESPTMLTEKPKDNRAQCQLVPVVEIGIRERHNAEQHVTQLVSVQPLPRTLSPTLASATAPASQGILTSDEESTPKKSKARILESVTVSSLMATPQDPKGRGVGTGRSVSKLRIARVSPGPRDSPGSPDSPWRERVLAPILPNNFSMPTGSPADSQSVRHSLVAPSSLSPQVLAQKYSLVAKEESVVRRASRRLAKKTAEEPAASGRIICHSYLERLLNVEVPEKVGPEQESPEEAEPVAAAEPEVPENNGNNSWPRNDTEIGNSTPNRKPAASSPETPSAGQQEAKTDQADGPREPPQSARRKRSYKQAVSELDEEQHLEDEELQPPRSKTPSSPCPSSKVVRPLRTFLHTVQRNQMLMTPTSAPRSVMKSFIKRNTPLRVDPKEKERQRLENLRRKEEAEQLRRQKVEEDKRRRLEEVKLKREERLRKVLQARERVEQMKEEKKKQIEQKFAQIDEKTEKAKEERLAEEKAKKKAAAKKMEEVEARRKQEEEARRLRWLQQEEEERRHQELLQKKKEEEQERLRKAAEAKRLAEQREQERREQERREQERQLAEQERRREQERLQAERELQEREKALRLQKERLQRELEEKKKKEEQQRLAERQLQEEQEKKAKEAAGVSKALNVTVDVQSPACTSYQMTPQGRRAPPKINPDNYGMDLNSDDSTDDEAHPRKPIPNWARGTPLSQAIIHQYYHPPNLLELFGAILPLDLEDIFKKSKPRYHKRTSSAVWNSPPLQGARVPSSLAYSLKKH encoded by the exons ATGGGGACGACAGCCCCAGGGCCCATTCACCTGCTGGAGCTATGTGACCAGAAGCTCATGGAGTTTCTCTGCAACATGGATAATAAGGACTTGGTGTGGCTTGAGGAGATCCAGGAGGAGGCCAAGCGCATGTTCACCAG AGAGTTCAGCAAAGAGCCAGAACTGATGCCCAAAACACCTTCTCAGAAGAACCGACGGAAGAAGAGACGGATTTCTTATGTTCAGGATGAAAACAGAGACCCCATCAGGAAAAG GTTATCCCGCAGAAAATCTCGGAGCAGCCAGCTGAGCTCCCGACGCCTCCGCAGCAAGGACAGTGTAGAGAAGCTGGCCACAATGGCGGGGGAGAACGGCTCCGTCCTGCGGCGTGTGACCCGTGCGGCGGCTGCGGCTGCTGCGGCCACCATGGCATTGGCTGCACCTTCTTCGTCCACCCCTGAGTCTCCCACGATGTTGACCGAGAAGCCCAAGGATAACCGCGCCCAGTGCCAGCTGGTGCCTGTGGTGGAGATTGGCATCCGTGAGCGCCACAATGCTGAGCAGCATGTCACCCAGCTCGTGTCCGTCCAGCCTCTGCCCCGTACTCTGTCCCCGACTCTGGCTTCAGCCACAGCTCCAGCCTCCCAGGGCATCCTGACATCGGATGAGGAATCAACACCTAAGAAGTCAAAGGCCAGGATACTGGAGTCCGTCACAGTGAGCTCCCTGATGGCTACACCCCAGGACCCCAAGGGTCGAGGGGTCGGGACGGGGCGGTCTGTGTCTAAGCTCAGGATTGCGCGGGTCTCCCCTGGCCCACGGGACTCGCCAGGCTCTCCAGACTCTCCGTGGCGGGAGCGGGTGCTGGCTCCCATCCTGCCGAATAACTTCTCCATGCCCACGGGCTCTCCCGCGGACTCTCAGTCGGTGCGGCACAGCCTGGTCGCCCCGTCCTCCCTGAGTCCCCAAGTCTTAGCCCAGAAGTACTCTCTGGTGGCCAAAGAGGAAAGTGTTGTCCGCAGGGCGAGCAGGAGGCTTGCCAAGAAGACTGCCGAAGAGCCCGCTGCCTCTGGCCGCATCATCT GTCACAGTTACCTGGAGAGGCTTCTGAATGTTGAGGTGCCCGAGAAAGTTGG TCCTGAGCAGGAGTCCCCCGAGGAGGCTGAGCCGGTAGCGGCAGCTGAGCCAGAG GTCCCTGAGAACAACGGAAATAACTCGTGGCCCCGCAATGACACGGAGATTGGCAATAGCACACCCAACCGGAAGCCTGCAGCCAGCAGTCCGGAAACGCCCTCTGCAGGGCAGCAAG AGGCCAAGACAGACCAAGCAGATGGACCCAGAGAGCCACCACAGAGTGCCAG GAGGAAGCGCAGCTACAAGCAGGCGGTGAGTGAGCTGGACGAGGAGCAGCACCTGGAGGATGAGGAGCTGCAGCCCCCCAGGAGCAAGACCCCTTCCTCACCCTGCCCGTCCAGCAAG GTGGTGCGGCCCCTCCGGACCTTTCTGCACACGGTGCAGAGGAACCAGATGCTCATGACCCCGACCTCAGCCCCCCGCAGCGTCATGAAGTCCTTTATTAAGCGCAACACTCCCCTGCGCGTGGACCCCAAG GAGAAGGAGCGGCAGCGCCTGGAGAACCTGCGGCGGAAGGAGGAGGCCGAGCAGCTGCGCAggcagaaggtggaggaggaCAAGCGGCGGCGGCTGGAGGAGGTGAAGCT GAAGCGTGAGGAACGCCTCCGTAAGGTGCTGCAGGCCCGCGAGCGGGTGGAGCAgatgaaggaggaaaagaagaagcagATTGAGCAGAAGTTTGCTCAGATCGACGAGAAGACTGAGAAG GCCAAGGAGGAGCGGCTGGCGGAGGAGAAGGCCAAGAAGAAGGCGGCGGCCAAGAAGATGGAGGAGGTGGAGGCGCgcaggaagcaggaggaggaggcgcGTAGGCTCAGGTGGCTGCAGCAG gaggaggaagagcGGCGGCACCAAGAGCTGCTgcagaagaagaaggaggaggagcaggagcggCTGCGGAAGGCGGCCGAGGCTAAGCGGCTGGCGGAGCAGCGGGAGCAGGAGCGGCGCGAGCAGGAGCGGCGCGAGCAGGAGCGGCAGCTGGCAGAGCAGGAGCGTCGGCGGGAGCAGGAGCGGCTCCAGGCCGAGAG GGAGCTGCAGGAGCGGGAGAAGGCCCTGAGGCTGCAGAAGGAGCGGCTGCAGAGGGAActggaggagaagaagaagaag GAAGAGCAGCAGCGTCTGGCTGAGCGGCAGCTGCAGGAGGAGCAAGAGAAGAAAGccaaggaggcagcaggggtCAGCAAGGCCCTGAACGTGACTGTGGACGTGCAG TCTCCAGCTTGTACCTCATATCAGATGACTCCACAAGGGCGCAGGGCCCCTCCCAAGATCAACCCAGATAACTACGGGATGGATCTGAATAGCGACGACTCCACCGATGATGAGGCCCATCCCCGGAAGCCCATCCCCAACTGGGCCCGAG GCACCCCGCTCAGCCAGGCCATCATTCACCAGTACTACCACCCACCGAACCTTCTGGAACTCTTTGGAGCCATTCTCCCGCTGGACTTGGAGGATATCTTCAAGAAGAGCAAGCCCCGCTATCACAAGCGCACCAGCTCTGCTGTCTGGAACTCACCGCCTCTGCAGGGCGCCAGGGTCCCCAGCAGCCTGGCCTACAGCCTGAAGAAGCACTGA